The genomic interval AATCGGAATACCAGAAAATATGGTTGGAGTTATTTTTGAAAGATTCAAGCAGATTGATAGCCTTTTGACAAGACAAAACGAAGGAAGCGGAATAGGTCTAAGCCTTGTAAAAGCTCTTGTTGAGATGCATGGCGGTCAAATTAGCGTAGTAAGCGAATATCAATCGGGAAGTGAATTTATTATTGATCTTCCTACAGAAAACATATGTAAATCTGAGGAATACTCCTATAATTATCCTTTTCAAAATGAAAGCAATGTAATTAGGAAAATTGATATCGAATTTTCCGACATATATTTTTAAATATTAATTTACTTAATTCTCCAGGAGGTCATTAATGAATTTTTTAAGAAATATCAGCGTAAAGATAAGACTTACAGCTATTCTTATAGTATGGATTATCACTTTTATATGTGTGGGCATATTTGCAATTGTTCAAATGGAAAATATCTCTTCTGTAACCAAGTCTATTTATACCGATCCGATGCAAGTATCAAACGCAGCTATTGAGGCACGTGTAGATATAATAAAAATACAGAGGGACATGAGAGCTTTATTAATATTAACTAACAAAGACCAGGTGCTAAAAAGTTTACATAATATCGCACCACTTGACGAAAGAGTTATGGGCAGTTTTGACATTATTAATACACATTCTGAAACACCGGAAACTATAAACCTTGAAAAGGAAGCAAGGCAAATATTTCAGGATTGGATTAAAGGCAGGGAAGATGCAATAAACCTTTTATTAGGCGGGAATTTAATAAAAGCAACCGATGTGGTTTTGGGTTTTAACTCCAGGTACGTGATTAAATTAGAAAATATACTTGTCAAGATTGATGCAAATTCAAGAAAAATGGCTGATATTTTAATTAAAGAGGCTGATGGAGTGGAATCAACTCAAAAAAATGCTCTTATCATATTAATAACAAGTATGACCATAGTATTTATATTTTTCTTTATTCTAATTACAAACAGTATTCTAAAGCCTATTACCATGTTGACAGCAGCTATGGACAACAGTGCAAACACAGGTAATCTATCCACAGTGCAATTAAATGGTAAAAATGAAATCGTAGATATGACAAAATATTATAATGTATTAGTGTGTAAGCTGAAAGACATGTTCTGGGTTAAGGATTCCCAGAATGTATTAAGCCAGGAACTCTCGGGATGCAAAACCCTCGACGAGCTTACACAAAAAGCTGTAAATTTCATTTCAGAGATTGCAGATGCGGGAAAAGGGGTTTTATATACATACAACAGCGACAACAATATGCTGTACCTAAAGTCTTCCTACGCATTTACCCAACAGGACAAGCTACATGAAAAAATTGCAATAGGGGAAGGAATTATCGGCCAGGCTGCACTTCAAAAAAAGCCCATATTCCTTAATAACATCAACAAAAAAGAAACTTACATATCCACGGGAATAATAGACGAAGCACCATTAAACACATATACCATACCATTGATTTATGAAGATCAACTTTACGGTGTTGTTTCACTAGCTTCATTTGAGCACTTCAATAAAGCAAAACTTGAGGTCTTGGATTGCTGCAGTAATATTATAGCTGTCAACTTATACTCATCTTTCCAAACCCAAACCATTAAGGATTTACTTTACATTTCAGAAAAAACACAGGAAGAAGTGCGAGAATCAGCTGAAGAGCTCAGAGAAGCTAACTTATTACTGCAGCAGCAGCAGGAGCTTTTACAGCAGCAAACAGAAGAACTGCAACAAACGAATACCGAACTTGAAGAACAGCAGCAGCTTCTTCAACAGCAAAGTGAAGAACTCCAGCAAACCAATACACAGCTCGAAGAACAGCAGCAGCAGCTTGAGGAACAAGCAAGAGTTTTAAATATACAGAACAAGCAGCTTGAAGAAACAGGCAGAGAACTTAAAAAGAGGTCTGAGGAACTTGAAAACTCCAATAGGTATAAATCAGAATTCCTTGCTAACATGTCCCATGAATTAAGGACTCCATTGAACTCAATTATCCTCCTTTCCAAGTTATTGCTAAACAAAGCAAAAAGCAAGCTTGTAGAAGGCGATAAAGAAAAAATCGATATAATAAACAACGCAGGACAAGAACTTCTGCGTCTTATAAATGACATTTTAGATCTTTCCAAGATAGAGGCAGGGCGTATGACTGTCGATGTACAGGAATTTGATTCCGGTTTCTTGATCAGTGAAACCAAACGAATGTTCGAAGGACTGACAAGTGAAAAAGGACTAAATTTGGTTATGGAGGACATGGTAAACAATCGCCTGTGCGGTGATGTTCATAAAATATCACAAATATTAAGGAACCTTATATCAAATGCTATAAAGTTTACCAATTATGGTTATATAACTCTTAATATTGCAAGGGATGGCGTTGATTCAGCGGGAGTCGTATTCACAGTAAAGGATACAGGCATTGGAATTGCACCCCAACAACAGGCAGTAATATTTGAGGAGTTTCAACAGGGTGACGGTTCCATATCAAGGAAATACGGCGGAACCGGCTTAGGATTATCTATATCCAAAAAGCTAGCCGAGTTATTGGGCGGAAAAATAAAAGTTAGAAGTGAATTGGGCCACGGAAGTGAATTTTCACTATATATTCCAAACCTTATTCCAGATAATCCAGGAATCCATACTTCATCACTAGCTCACTACTGGGCTGCAGAAAAGGAAACTGCTGCCGGTAGTCTTGATGTTAGGTCACAAGACAAATCCGATAATGCAGTGTTAGTTATAGAGGATGACTTAATCTTTGCAGAGTACTTGAAAGATATTATTCAAGGTATGGGGTTCAATTCTATTATAGCAGCCAATGGAAAAGACGGTTTGCAGCTGGCAAAACAACACAGGCCTAAAGGTATTCTATTGGATTTAGGTTTGCCCGATATAAGCGGTATTGATGTACTGAGAGAACTGAAAAGTACTATCGAGCTAAGGGAAATTCCTGTACATGTTATTTCCGTTTGGGAGAAGAATTTTAAGCCACAAAGAATGGGGGCAGTAGGTTTTAAGCAAAAACCAATCGAAGAGTCCCAAATTGTCAAGCTGATTTCCCAAATGATAGATTTCTCAGAAAAGGACCCTAAGCAATTACTTCTGATTGAGGATAACCCTGTACAACAGGAAGCCATAAAAGAGATAATCGGAAATGGAGATATTGTTATAAAAGCTGTTGATACTCAAATAGCTGCTCAGAATGAAATATTAAAAGGCAGTTATGATGTAATAGTATTGGATTTGGCACTGAAAGAAGGAAACGGGCTTAATGTCTGCAAATTCATCGGTGAAAAAAAGATAGAAATACCCCTCATTGTTTATACGGGAAGAGAACTGTCTCTTGAGGAAGAAAAGGAAATACGGACTTATGCCGACAGCATCATAATAAAAACTGCTAACTCCGAAGAAAGACTGCTTGATGAAGTTACTCTATTTTTGCATAAGGTAAAAAGGTATAAGAAAGACGAGTATTACATTAATTCAAAAACCAAGGAAGATTATTCTCTAAATCTTCAAGGAAAAACAATAATGATTGTGGATGATGACCCAAGAAATGTTTATGTTTTGGCATCCGCACTGGAACAGTATGGAGCTAATGTTTTAGAGGCAGGAAATGGAAAAGATGCATTGGAGAAGCTTAAGGATAACAAAATAGACCTTGTATTAATGGATATTATGATGCCGGAAATGGATGGCTATGAAACTATCATTGCTATTCGGAAGACCGATTTAATTAAGGAAATTCCAATTATCGCTATTACAGCTAAGTCACTAAAGAGCGATAAAGATAAATGCATTGAGGCCGGAGCTAATGATTATATCTCAAAGCCGGTAGATTACGATACATTAGTCCGATTAGTGAAGGTTTGGAGCAATAAGAAATAGGAGCATAGGGAGTAATATATGGATTTAAATATACATTATATTCAAAATAGTTATATTAAAAATATCTCCGTTATTGGGGAAATTGAGACAAAAGAGGATACTGAAAGACTATTAAGGGAACTTGAGGCTTCAAATATTTTAGAATTTAATATCACATTTATTGGAGCAAATACGCTTAATACGAGAATTGTTGAAAAAATCAGCTACTTACGAAAAATATTAAAGTGCAAGATATATGTTTTAAAGCGTTTTCTCTACTTATACCTGCAGGATCTTGGTATAAAATGTGAATACGTATTAAAAAAATCATTACACGCTAAATTAAATAATAAAACACCAATATCTGAGTTAAGAAGCTTGGATACCGATATGGTAAACCGTTTCCTGGAAAATATCCGTTTAAAATTCGGGTATGACTATACCGGCTACCAGATTGATAGTGTAATAAGAAGGATTAATATCACTATGCTTAGAGAAAACATATCATGTTTTGAACAATTTGAGGCAGCTGTATTGAAAGAACCAGAAATATTCGAACAGCTTTTTCTTGATTTATCCATAAATACAACAGGATTTTTCAGAGATCCTGATGTTTTTCTCATGCTAAGGAATAGAATATTGACTTATCTTTGTTCATATTCTCATATAAAAATCTGGTGTGTTGGCTGCTCAAGCGGCAAGGAGCCTTACTCCCTTGCGATTTTACTTTATGAACTGGGATTGCTAAACAAAACATATATTTACGCGACTGATATAAATCCGTACATAATAGAGGAAGCAAAAAATGGATTATTTTCAACAAGTAATATAGATAAAGATATTCTCAATTACCAAAAATCCGGCGGTACAAGAAACTTTGTTGACTATTTTGATCTGAATGATTCGTACATGAAGATCAAAAGTCACTTGCAAAAGAATATCCTATTTTTTCAGCATAGTGTTATTGGGAATGGTATTCTTAACGAATTTCAATTGATTTTGTGTAGAAACGTTCTTATATATTTAACGCCTCAAACACAGGAAAAAGTACTTTTTACGCTTTCCAAATCCCTTGATTTCACCGGTTTTTTGGTACTTGGAAAAAGTGAAGGAATGCTCTTGAATGGAGGTCATTCATTTTTCGTAAATTATCTTGCCAAAGAGAAAATTTATAGGTTAAAGCAAAGTATTTGATGCAACTTGCCATTGACTAAACTTTTTAAATGTGATATTTTGTATATATCTTACAATTGAAAGGACGGTTTTGATGTCGGTAAGTTATGTAAAGGTGATTTTCAACTAAATAAAGTTGGAAGGACACAAATTAAACAAAACAGGTGATTTGCCTGTCTATTATCTGTGTCCAAATAAGGCATTACCTTACTGACTGCTTCAAAAACCATTTTCGAATTGTATTTGTAAATGCATGGCACGACAAGGTGAGTTTGTCGGGCTATTTTTATTTTGGGAACTTGCAAAGCAAGTGACCTAAAATCGCGAAGAGATTTTGTGCCGATAAATACAATTGTTTAATTTCCTTTGCACCCGCAGGAGCATTCTGCCTTTTAGAAGGAGGTATGTCTTTTGCGGGTGTTTTTATTTTGCAATCCTGATGCTATCGTGAAAAATCAAGTAAAACAAAAAGGAGACTAAACAATGAATAATAAAATGTATGAAACGCTAGAATTTAATAAAGTACTTGGTATTCTTGAGGAATATGCCTTATGTGAACGGGTTAAGTCCAAAATCAGGAATCTCGAGCCATACCTATCAGAAAGTGAAGTGAAAAGACATTTAAATGAAACAACTGAGGCAAAGCTGATTATGGAGCACTATGGTACCCCTCCCCTTTCAGCAATGAATGATCTTGATAAATTTCTGGTTTTAGCAGACAAGGGAACACTTCTAATGCCGGAACAACTGAGTAATATCGCACAGTTTTTTGCATCTTGCAGGAGGTTAAAAGCATACCTAAAAAAAGCCGAAGGATCTTTTACAGCAGTAGCCTCATATGGAAAATCTATTTACGACTTGTCAAATGTTGAAGATGAAATAAATGGGTCGGTACGCGGTTCTCAGCTTGTTGACAGTTCATCCCCACTGCTTAATGACATTAGAAGAAAAATATCAAGCACAGAAGTACAGGTTAAATCCAAGCTTGATTCACTTCTCCGCAATAATAAAATTTGGTTTTCCGAGGGTTTTGTATCCATACGCAACGGGCATTATACACTGCCTGTGAAAAGAGAATACAAAAACCAGGTGAGCGGTTCGGTTGTCGATATGTCACAAAGCGGAAGCACTTATTTTATTGAGCCATCCGCTGTAAGAAAAATGCATGAAGAGCTGGGCATATTGCACATTGAAGAGGAAAACGAGGTTAGACGCATACTGTATGTTTTGACAGCTCTTGTAGAAGAGCATTTGCCGCTTATTCATATAAATATTGAAGCCATGGAAAGCCTTGACTTCATTTTCTCCAAAGCAAAACTCAGCATAGCAATGAAGGCTGTTCCACTGCCCGTTTCCAGTGAAAGAAAAATAGTAATCAAGGCAGGCCGACACCCGCTATTGAAAGCAGAAACCATAGTCCCTCTTGATTTTCATATTGGGGGAGGTGGGGGAGGTTACAAAGGCATCATAATAACCGGCCCAAACACTGGAGGAAAAACTGTTGCACTAAAAACCATAGGTCTATTATCTCTGATGGCCCAAAGCGGTCTGCATGTTCCTGCAGAGACCGGGTGCTTCACAATGAATAGTTATGTGTTGTGTGATATCGGAGATGGCCAAAGTATTACTGAAAACCTTTCAACATTTTCATCCCATATGACAAATATTATAAAGATACTGCAGTTGGCAGATGAAGACTCACTGGTCTTGCTGGATGAACTGGGCTCAGGAACAGATCCTGCTGAAGGGATGGGGCTTGCTGTTGCTATCCTGGAAGAGTTGATAGGCAAAAACTGCCTGTTTGTTGCAACCACTCATTACCCTGAAATAAAGGAATTTGCCAAATCAGTACCTGGTCTCATAAATGCAAGAATGGGCTTCGACCTGCAAAGCCTGTTGCCTTTATACAAGTTGGAAATCGGCGAGGCAGGTGAGAGCTGTGCTTTATACATAGCAAGGTGCTTAGGGCTTCCTATGAAAATGATTGAACGGGCAAGTCTAGCTGCATATGGTGATAGAACTACAGCTTTTGTAGAAAATTCCAATAACATTGGTACTCCTCCCAAGGAAATGAAGAAAAGAGAAATGCCTGACAAAAGAATTCGGAAGCAGGATATCAAAAATACCAGGAACAACCCACGAAGTATGAGATTTAATAAAGGCGACAGCGTTATGGTTTATCCTCAAAAAATGATTGGAATTGTATATCAAAAGGCAAATGAAAAGGGCGAAATTGGAGTGCAAATGAAAAACAAGAAGCTTTTGATCAATCATAAAAGACTAAAGCTGCATGTGCCTGCAAGTGAGCTTTATCCTGAAGATTATGACTTCTCAATTATATTTGAAACGGTGGAAAACCGCAAGAAAAGGCATCAAATGGAACGCAAACATGATCCTCAAACAATAATTGAAACAAGTGACTGAGAAAGGTGCTAACTCATATGAATATAATACACACAAAAAATCTTAATAAATTGTATACTCGTTTTGAAAAGGAAGAAGGCCTGAAAGGCAGTATTAAAAGTTTGTTTGACAGGAAAAAAATCACAAAGGCTGCTGTAAACCATTTTAATCTTGATGTTAATCAAGGTGAATTTATCGGGTTAATAGGCCCAAATGGTGCGGGAAAAACTACCCTTATGAAAATTCTGACCGGGATAATCTCTCCTACATCAGGTGAAATTTCCGTATTGGGGTATATGCCTAATGAACTGAAAAATGAATATAAAAAGCAATTCGCAATTGTTATGGGACAAAAAAGCCAGTTATTTCAGGATATATCTGCCGCAGATACATTTTTGCTTCTTAAGGAAATATATGATATCCCAGAAGCTCAGTATCGTAAAAACCTTAGTTATTTTACTGAACTTTTTGCTGTTCAGGATTATCTAAATGTGCAGGTCAGAACCCTTTCTCTTGGTGAAAGAATGAAAATGGAACTTATAGCTGCACTTTTGCATAGCCCGCAGATACTCTTTCTTGATGAACCTACAATTGGGCTTGATGCTGTTGCTCAAAAACAAATAAGAAGCTTTTTGAGAGAAGTAAACCGCAATAATGGAACAACAATACTCCTTACCAGTCACTACATGGAAGATATAAAAAGCCTATGTGGGAGATGTGTAGTCATAAACAGCGGAAGCAAAATTTATGATGGAAGCCTTGAAATGCTTTTTAACAGTTATCAAACACATAAATTGATAACTGTAACATTTGATGAATCAACATCTTACCGTCCTAATCTTGATATTCAAATAATTGAGGAAAACCCTTACAAACTATCTTTTATGGCACACAGAAAAGATGTCCGCTGTATTATAGGGACTATTTTGAACAAGTGCGAAGTAAATGATATTTCTATTGAGGAAGAGGACATTGGTAATGTTGTTGAGAGAATTTACTCCGATAAAGGATGTGAAGTCCTGTGAAAAAATACTTCGAAACATCAAAGATCATATTCAAAACACAGATAGCCTACCGCTTTGACATTATAGCAAGCATGGTTTTTACAATCTCAAAAATCCTGCTTGCATATGTACTTTGGAAAGCTGTCTTCAAAACGCAAAACATTGTTTCGGGCTTTACCTTCGACGCCATGCTTTCTTATTACATCATCAGTTCATTTTTAACCCAGCTCGATCAGTCCTCAGTTACAGGATGGCAAATTGCTGAAGAGATAAAAAATGGAAGATTCTCAAAATATATTGTAAAGCCTATTGGGATTTTTAGGTTCTTCACAGCCCAGACAGCTGGCAGATCGGCTTTTCTGCTACTATTCAATTTGATTGCGTCATTGATATGGATCTTTATTTTCCATGTGAGCTTTGTAATTAGCACAAGTATTTGGAACATTCTTTCTGCTCTTGTGCTTACACTGCTTGGATTGTTATTTATGATGCAGGTTAACTATTTTATTGGAATACTTGCTTTCAAATTCGTTGATACAAGCATTTTTATGATGATAAAGGATAATATGGTGCAATTTATAACCGGCTCACTCATACCTCTTGTGCTGCTGCCCCCAGAAATAATCAGGACAATGTCATTTTTTCCTTTTTACTATATTTCATATCTTCCTTCCATGCTTCTTCTTGGCAAGAATCAAAATGAGGCTCTTTCGGGTTTTGTTATCCTGTCATTATGGAATTTGGCCTTTGGAATATTAAATTCAACTGCTTATAAAAAACTAAAATCTGAATATGATGGGGTGGGAATATGAGAATAAAAAGAGATATTAAAATAATATATATGCTGTTGAAAATGAAGCTTTCACGAAACATGGCATTCAGATTTTCATTTTTCGGCGTATTCTTTGTTGACGGAACACTATTTTTAATGCAGCTGTTGATGTTTTCAGCAATTTATTCTCAGGTTGGAAGCATAGGGGGATGGGATAAATCCCAAATGCTTATTTTCATCGGCACATTCTCGCTTATAAATGCACTTAATATGTCCACGTACTTTTTTGGAGTTATAACTATCCCTACAAAAATCAAATCAGGAGAGCTGGACTATTATATAACAAAGCCCATTAACTCGCTGCTGCACCTTTCCTTTGAAAGTATCGATCCAGGTTCGGTTCCTCTTGTGTTTGCAAGCATAGGAATACTTGTCTACGCTGCTTCAGGAATAGATATGCAAACAACTCTATTTACAGTTATTGGATATACATTCATGCTGCTCATAATGCTTATTCTATATTATGATATGATGGTAATCCTTCGTACTATTTCATTCTTAGCTATCCAAGTATCCTCTATAGAGCGGCTTGAGGGAGAAGTCATAACATTGTGTATGAAGATACCGGGAACCTTGTTTAAAGGGGCC from Pseudobacteroides sp. carries:
- a CDS encoding ABC transporter permease, which produces MRIKRDIKIIYMLLKMKLSRNMAFRFSFFGVFFVDGTLFLMQLLMFSAIYSQVGSIGGWDKSQMLIFIGTFSLINALNMSTYFFGVITIPTKIKSGELDYYITKPINSLLHLSFESIDPGSVPLVFASIGILVYAASGIDMQTTLFTVIGYTFMLLIMLILYYDMMVILRTISFLAIQVSSIERLEGEVITLCMKIPGTLFKGAFKLLFYLILPYGIMATIPAQFFAGTLSPLASVYSVAVTAAFTAFTLFFWKLGIKCYKSASS
- a CDS encoding endonuclease MutS2, whose translation is MNNKMYETLEFNKVLGILEEYALCERVKSKIRNLEPYLSESEVKRHLNETTEAKLIMEHYGTPPLSAMNDLDKFLVLADKGTLLMPEQLSNIAQFFASCRRLKAYLKKAEGSFTAVASYGKSIYDLSNVEDEINGSVRGSQLVDSSSPLLNDIRRKISSTEVQVKSKLDSLLRNNKIWFSEGFVSIRNGHYTLPVKREYKNQVSGSVVDMSQSGSTYFIEPSAVRKMHEELGILHIEEENEVRRILYVLTALVEEHLPLIHINIEAMESLDFIFSKAKLSIAMKAVPLPVSSERKIVIKAGRHPLLKAETIVPLDFHIGGGGGGYKGIIITGPNTGGKTVALKTIGLLSLMAQSGLHVPAETGCFTMNSYVLCDIGDGQSITENLSTFSSHMTNIIKILQLADEDSLVLLDELGSGTDPAEGMGLAVAILEELIGKNCLFVATTHYPEIKEFAKSVPGLINARMGFDLQSLLPLYKLEIGEAGESCALYIARCLGLPMKMIERASLAAYGDRTTAFVENSNNIGTPPKEMKKREMPDKRIRKQDIKNTRNNPRSMRFNKGDSVMVYPQKMIGIVYQKANEKGEIGVQMKNKKLLINHKRLKLHVPASELYPEDYDFSIIFETVENRKKRHQMERKHDPQTIIETSD
- a CDS encoding ABC transporter ATP-binding protein yields the protein MNIIHTKNLNKLYTRFEKEEGLKGSIKSLFDRKKITKAAVNHFNLDVNQGEFIGLIGPNGAGKTTLMKILTGIISPTSGEISVLGYMPNELKNEYKKQFAIVMGQKSQLFQDISAADTFLLLKEIYDIPEAQYRKNLSYFTELFAVQDYLNVQVRTLSLGERMKMELIAALLHSPQILFLDEPTIGLDAVAQKQIRSFLREVNRNNGTTILLTSHYMEDIKSLCGRCVVINSGSKIYDGSLEMLFNSYQTHKLITVTFDESTSYRPNLDIQIIEENPYKLSFMAHRKDVRCIIGTILNKCEVNDISIEEEDIGNVVERIYSDKGCEVL
- a CDS encoding ABC transporter permease, giving the protein MKKYFETSKIIFKTQIAYRFDIIASMVFTISKILLAYVLWKAVFKTQNIVSGFTFDAMLSYYIISSFLTQLDQSSVTGWQIAEEIKNGRFSKYIVKPIGIFRFFTAQTAGRSAFLLLFNLIASLIWIFIFHVSFVISTSIWNILSALVLTLLGLLFMMQVNYFIGILAFKFVDTSIFMMIKDNMVQFITGSLIPLVLLPPEIIRTMSFFPFYYISYLPSMLLLGKNQNEALSGFVILSLWNLAFGILNSTAYKKLKSEYDGVGI
- a CDS encoding response regulator, with protein sequence MNFLRNISVKIRLTAILIVWIITFICVGIFAIVQMENISSVTKSIYTDPMQVSNAAIEARVDIIKIQRDMRALLILTNKDQVLKSLHNIAPLDERVMGSFDIINTHSETPETINLEKEARQIFQDWIKGREDAINLLLGGNLIKATDVVLGFNSRYVIKLENILVKIDANSRKMADILIKEADGVESTQKNALIILITSMTIVFIFFFILITNSILKPITMLTAAMDNSANTGNLSTVQLNGKNEIVDMTKYYNVLVCKLKDMFWVKDSQNVLSQELSGCKTLDELTQKAVNFISEIADAGKGVLYTYNSDNNMLYLKSSYAFTQQDKLHEKIAIGEGIIGQAALQKKPIFLNNINKKETYISTGIIDEAPLNTYTIPLIYEDQLYGVVSLASFEHFNKAKLEVLDCCSNIIAVNLYSSFQTQTIKDLLYISEKTQEEVRESAEELREANLLLQQQQELLQQQTEELQQTNTELEEQQQLLQQQSEELQQTNTQLEEQQQQLEEQARVLNIQNKQLEETGRELKKRSEELENSNRYKSEFLANMSHELRTPLNSIILLSKLLLNKAKSKLVEGDKEKIDIINNAGQELLRLINDILDLSKIEAGRMTVDVQEFDSGFLISETKRMFEGLTSEKGLNLVMEDMVNNRLCGDVHKISQILRNLISNAIKFTNYGYITLNIARDGVDSAGVVFTVKDTGIGIAPQQQAVIFEEFQQGDGSISRKYGGTGLGLSISKKLAELLGGKIKVRSELGHGSEFSLYIPNLIPDNPGIHTSSLAHYWAAEKETAAGSLDVRSQDKSDNAVLVIEDDLIFAEYLKDIIQGMGFNSIIAANGKDGLQLAKQHRPKGILLDLGLPDISGIDVLRELKSTIELREIPVHVISVWEKNFKPQRMGAVGFKQKPIEESQIVKLISQMIDFSEKDPKQLLLIEDNPVQQEAIKEIIGNGDIVIKAVDTQIAAQNEILKGSYDVIVLDLALKEGNGLNVCKFIGEKKIEIPLIVYTGRELSLEEEKEIRTYADSIIIKTANSEERLLDEVTLFLHKVKRYKKDEYYINSKTKEDYSLNLQGKTIMIVDDDPRNVYVLASALEQYGANVLEAGNGKDALEKLKDNKIDLVLMDIMMPEMDGYETIIAIRKTDLIKEIPIIAITAKSLKSDKDKCIEAGANDYISKPVDYDTLVRLVKVWSNKK
- a CDS encoding protein-glutamate O-methyltransferase CheR, whose amino-acid sequence is MDLNIHYIQNSYIKNISVIGEIETKEDTERLLRELEASNILEFNITFIGANTLNTRIVEKISYLRKILKCKIYVLKRFLYLYLQDLGIKCEYVLKKSLHAKLNNKTPISELRSLDTDMVNRFLENIRLKFGYDYTGYQIDSVIRRINITMLRENISCFEQFEAAVLKEPEIFEQLFLDLSINTTGFFRDPDVFLMLRNRILTYLCSYSHIKIWCVGCSSGKEPYSLAILLYELGLLNKTYIYATDINPYIIEEAKNGLFSTSNIDKDILNYQKSGGTRNFVDYFDLNDSYMKIKSHLQKNILFFQHSVIGNGILNEFQLILCRNVLIYLTPQTQEKVLFTLSKSLDFTGFLVLGKSEGMLLNGGHSFFVNYLAKEKIYRLKQSI